The DNA sequence CGCTCCCAGGCGGCCGCGACCTCCGACTCGTCATACTGGCGCAGCACGTTGAACGCCCGGATCACCGCAGCGTGCCGGCCGGCGGGAAGGGGCACCTCGAAGCCGCCGACGGCGAAGCCCACCCGCGCCCGCGGGTCGAAGCCTGTGCTGCCGGTGCGGACGTCCTCCAGCTGGGCCAGCGCCGTGGCGACCCGGCCGGGGTCGATCTCCAGCCCGAGCACTTCCACGTCCCGGCGGACCTTCGCGAGCCGGTGCTGCAGCTCGAACGCCGTCACCCCGCTCGCGCCGTAGCCGAGGTCGACCACCAGCGGATCGCCCGTGCGGCGCAGTTCCGGGAGGGCGGCGATCCAGCGGTCCACCCTCCGCAGCCGGTTCGTGTTGGTGGTGCCGCGCGTCACCGATCCGACCACGCCCGGCGGGCGGAACGACGGGGAGGGCATGTGACAAGATTATTCGCATGCCCACCCCCTACACTTTGATCCTCCTCCGCCACGGCAACAGTGTGTGGAACCAGCAGAACCTGTTCACCGGCTGGGTCGACGTCCGGCTCAGCGAGCAGGGCGTCGCCGAGGCCACCCGCGCCGGCGAGCTCCTGGCCGAGTCCGGCCTGACCCCCGACATCCTCTACACGTCGGTCCTCACCCGCGCGATCCAGACCGCGAACATCGCGCTGGACGTGGCCGACCGGCTCTGGATCCCGGTCGAGCGCTCCTGGCGTCTCAACGAGCGACACTACGGAGCGCTGCAGGGCCTCGACAAGGCGGAGACCCTGGAGAAGTACGGCCCGGAGCAGTTCCAGCTCTGGCGCCGCTCGTTCGACGTCCCGCCGCCGCCGCTCGCCGACGACAGCGAGTGGTCGCAGGCGAACGACCCGCGCTACGCCGACCTCGGCGACGACCTGCCGCGCACCGAGTGCCTGAAAGACGTCATCGCGCGGATGCTGCCGTACTGGGAGTCCGACATCACCGTCAGCCTCGCCGAGGGCAAGACCGTCCTGGTCACGGCGCACGGCAACTCGCTGCGCGCGCTCGTGAAGCACCTCGACGGCATCTCCGACGAGGAGATCGCCGACCTCAACATCCCGACCGGCATCCCGCTGGTCTACAAGCTCGACGAGACCTTCGCGCCGATCGAGCCCGCCGTGTACCTCGACCCGGAGGCCGCCGCCGCCGGCGCCGCCGCGGTCGCGGCCCAGGGCAAGAAGTAGGTCTCACGACCGTCCCGTCGTTCGTCGTCGTCGCGTTCCTGCCGGAACGCGGCGGCGACGTCGTTGTTCCGGGGGAGTTCGCGGCGGGGGACTGGCCGCTGCACGTGACCGTCGTGCCGCCGTTCCAGACCGGGCTGGAGGCCCCCGCGATCGCCGCGCTGCTGCCGCACGGGCCGCGCATCCCCGTCGTCGCCGGGGCCCGTGCGTCGTTCGGCCATCGGCGGGCGGTGCCGGTCACACTGGTGCGGCCGTCGCCGGCGCTCCTCGCGCTGCACGCCGCGTGCGTCGACGCCCTGGAGGCCGCGGGCGCGGTCATCGCCGACCAGCGCCACATCCGCACCGGCTACCGCCCGCACGCGAGCGACCAGCGCTCGGCCGCGCTCGCTCCGGGCGACC is a window from the Leifsonia shinshuensis genome containing:
- a CDS encoding class I SAM-dependent methyltransferase; the encoded protein is MPSPSFRPPGVVGSVTRGTTNTNRLRRVDRWIAALPELRRTGDPLVVDLGYGASGVTAFELQHRLAKVRRDVEVLGLEIDPGRVATALAQLEDVRTGSTGFDPRARVGFAVGGFEVPLPAGRHAAVIRAFNVLRQYDESEVAAAWERMLGRLQLGGALVEGTCDEIGRIASWVTLDRTGPQTFSISLRLRELDAPSVVAERLPKALIHRNVPGERVHAYLADLDRLWRVHSPLAAYGPKQRWMAAAQGMRDAGWPIVGGRARWRLGELTVAWEAVAPA
- a CDS encoding phosphoglyceromutase; this translates as MPTPYTLILLRHGNSVWNQQNLFTGWVDVRLSEQGVAEATRAGELLAESGLTPDILYTSVLTRAIQTANIALDVADRLWIPVERSWRLNERHYGALQGLDKAETLEKYGPEQFQLWRRSFDVPPPPLADDSEWSQANDPRYADLGDDLPRTECLKDVIARMLPYWESDITVSLAEGKTVLVTAHGNSLRALVKHLDGISDEEIADLNIPTGIPLVYKLDETFAPIEPAVYLDPEAAAAGAAAVAAQGKK